One genomic window of Candidatus Omnitrophota bacterium includes the following:
- a CDS encoding alpha/beta hydrolase translates to MASFAGTAVLAVITLYIFFRWFERINVWAPTRELIATPEIVGLNYEDVYFAAAEGVRLHGWHIPCESARAALLFCHGNGGNISHRTESMRQLHSLGVHIFIFDYRGYGQSEGRLSEAGTYADALAAYEWLRAKHPDAPIVLFGRSLGANIAADLALKTDAAALIFESGFTSVEELGKEIFPFLPIHFLHTIDYDAQSKIPNIQTPILFIHSPEDDIIPYHHSQKLYAAATAKKERLIIHGGHNDGFILSEAEYLRGIDSFLERVLPAAEQ, encoded by the coding sequence ATGGCTTCCTTCGCTGGAACCGCCGTATTGGCCGTCATTACTTTATATATTTTTTTCCGGTGGTTCGAGCGGATCAACGTCTGGGCGCCTACGCGGGAATTGATCGCGACGCCTGAGATTGTGGGATTGAATTACGAGGATGTTTACTTCGCCGCGGCGGAAGGCGTTAGATTGCATGGATGGCATATCCCCTGTGAATCGGCGCGCGCAGCACTGCTTTTCTGTCATGGCAACGGTGGTAATATCAGCCATCGCACGGAGAGTATGAGGCAGCTGCATTCGCTGGGGGTACACATCTTCATATTCGATTATCGCGGATACGGCCAAAGCGAAGGGCGGCTGTCGGAAGCGGGAACTTATGCGGATGCGCTAGCGGCTTACGAATGGCTGCGGGCGAAGCATCCCGATGCGCCCATCGTTCTCTTCGGGCGTTCGCTGGGCGCGAATATCGCCGCCGATTTGGCGTTGAAGACGGATGCGGCGGCGTTGATTTTCGAGAGCGGTTTCACCTCGGTGGAAGAGTTAGGCAAAGAGATTTTTCCCTTTCTCCCCATCCATTTTCTTCACACGATCGACTATGACGCCCAATCCAAAATCCCCAACATTCAAACGCCGATTCTTTTCATCCACAGCCCCGAAGACGACATTATTCCTTACCATCACAGCCAAAAACTATACGCCGCCGCTACGGCGAAAAAGGAACGCTTAATCATTCACGGCGGGCATAACGATGGATTTATTCTATCGGAAGCGGAATACTTGCGGGGGATAGATTCTTTTTTGGAACGAGTTCTTCCCGCCGCCGAACAATAA